In the genome of Acidimicrobiales bacterium, the window GACGGCCATCAGTTCACCGACGGGTCGGGCGGGCAGTTGGCCAGCCAGGCGAGGCGGCCGGGCTGGCGGCGCAGCACGTCGACCCAGAGCCTGGCCGGGTCGGGCGAGAAGGCGTCGCCCGGCCTCGTGTCGGCCACCACCCAGGCGCCGGCCTCGATCTCGTCCTCGACCTGGCCGCCGCCCCAGCCGGCGTAGCCGGCGAACACCCGGACGGCCTCGACCCCGGGCCGCACCTCGCCGGGCGGGCGGCTCAGGTCGACGGTGCTGAGCGGCCCGGCGACCGGCGCGGCGCCGTCCTCGCGGTCCCCCGTC includes:
- a CDS encoding YqgE/AlgH family protein gives rise to the protein MVVPPLTGRLLVATPLIGDPNFERTVVLVLEHSDDGAIGVVLNRPTDTELVEPLPDWGGVAAEPRVVFVGGPVGEGSAIGVAWTAEPATGDREDGAAPVAGPLSTVDLSRPPGEVRPGVEAVRVFAGYAGWGGGQVEDEIEAGAWVVADTRPGDAFSPDPARLWVDVLRRQPGRLAWLANCPPDPSVN